The Cricetulus griseus strain 17A/GY chromosome 9, alternate assembly CriGri-PICRH-1.0, whole genome shotgun sequence genome has a segment encoding these proteins:
- the LOC100762812 gene encoding WD repeat-containing protein 87 produces MFIEQVEKEATGDLKGDIVVLSDRPKVLFKESRYPQVMPLICHYFIEEHFFASLSWTTTYTRETLAVVWMKSKTDDDMVERRTFPMSERLPVIQSIVHTDSFHLIVVYCADMTLRLFGDHFKAFKSTGTVPCRFGINCLCFDPETKLLLSGIVGAVITWAIEPSGKGLQIMQVFPTPGEEMVQTITLNGPNGCLVAMGETMLRVLERQDEGYLGEVQRFTTASVGSPITCCLMSLDGRFLYAGNKAGEVHVWIMSRSMALHSFRAHSSVVICIQSRSEVHTMLTAGKEGVIKEWNLTSGNLLRRLELGEELNKLQFINHNTFFCQTTHSFSLRRLPCFYSLFNVCGSAPLHLRRIRCRENCFRILCTTEDGLMRFLSPVTGDLLIIIWPLSVLDRAVDWAYDPGKDELMVATGSSEVLVFDTSRNPCPVKYVLCTSTDVQDYVQCLAYGNFRLGRGLEGLIFSGHQSGIVRVLSQHSCARIEKVVHFGAVLALSAHFGGLLSNRETFLLCSYGMDDYIQLSEAVLVGSRLQLRSLASILSSCQLKHLVLLPRAVGAITDTNCLRLWKFHDFLSFGSKEGTRFIETLPLHQCNITSFDVCLPLSLIVTGAADGAVRVWDFHGRLIANLDSTLNFGPLCFLNDRADLLVTFNQAIYLVSCLELLPAGKLSHLILMSVTDDVVEDPKPFVPSFFFSFETIFVPRYTYQDQRRQELEGLVCLVNKRAIAFDHNVPHVIEEDDGSTMLLRRPRQRQSYFEGYVLAEEQEKSRTRYVAPPQLQMTVWDGLNPYHMLRCYLGQGRKWLLAPDCYIPNSVIRARLWPEGSPVFLQCSLHSPQRDLDWEKRQPFFLLESKIKIIGEAEEVAEKEDESFLQGRLTKDITFNVLTEAANRSWLGKKMSELAICSLVEAILHIMVHADPLKYQCCIGALGQIFAAYQVSPALRSETAHRLLDDTTNTNPPLRELAWEGLKRLGMITHLFALPLSQGLMDKDSKVRSKALSLVPDTGIHSKTSLLTLLQKPDIFRDLQQEMIGEESLDHLFGMRPTDIQLLITNVEQRLNENLSLYKGDRMPESSLGLPGLSAPSKPTYLQPLSAPEGLEDKASKSQRLIRKKQAQKLWRGLKRDKEAARLQKQEEISEQGEAEMVEDLTTHPRSSPETLIRSPKETEISEKDISKDHISVAMKMRKTPKVTSKKGKKAGKPSKYKKKKKGESEVTGEEILPSAVEVPEPPPRRRRPRFTGRGVGGLPGRILTADTAWRDDLCQLINLRISGSQTQMVHDLGIELLATAKEVLMDKRPSWELFMEICPLVEEERRSIVEGFKGKEEESILVPEEAIGEERVTTAKEEMAKAREEETLEKELETKKEQEKEEEREKRKEKEKEVEEGMIHKKGKKKEVAFLEPGEVVKGKAKSRKEGKKAKKMEKQERMKEEKEEKEEKAEEKEKAKKEKEKEEEKKEEKKEEEEVIKAEEKPEKEERVLSWEEWKKYWDQWRKVRSQREVSWEEWKRECDRKHFEELEQLQAEGKPLPSEEVGEEEKKLKWDKWKQAWENIISKTITETELDIGEILSKELEKGSEEEKEIEKEALTEEQKQIQEAQREAREQWKEAQAERQRARELTLLASEEEKLAQDEKRLAQEERKLAQESVKRASADGKLDHMHMNLGEKEELLAQEEEFLSLQVEQLAQKKRKLARKLEKLAREEEKVAKKKAKVTEINAVLAQKMETVTQKELSLDLHEKELREEAKALELEARKLDWKDDKLNKEEEKLAAKREELEKEEKTLALHEENLLLEEKMLTQEEELLMEEERKLAQEKDRTPEEEKRLLERREKHREKKEKVAQEEERLAQKKKELQEKNIRLSQAEEMMGQEKSALSLEKQRVAEREAVLHDNEDKALKGKEQLKGVNNKLQMYKEKLLQIMKKLKAEKQALLARREKLTVTERQLEEADIILAKKQEKLAQEKIKLADEIKVVVQKTILFREEMEIAEEGMALAEEIKRVAEERVKLAKELELLSRRSTEEEPGKGRRLTKHERKLMAKRLEEKILAFEDRLLATEEKKTAVVKLELSRGQRIQAHEERKLAKAKRRMDKEAGVSRYLAQTKKSLKVLQKLLTKERKMTQKETKMTKMRRTLFVKEGMLSKDVDMLNVQELDAYLEQPKIIKDEKKLAKMQRYLTREITKLRSQEQRVAAEERELYFDRLVLPGDEEEEEGLEEEEGVSKSLRESREALLGAVPGTEKSYDLLEQVEAKERFSEELESLIDEVEVEKETLSEEEREEEEKLKGEEEEGEEEEEREEKEEIQEGEEEEEMEEWIEREEKEGRKVVKEKGKKKKKMEREEEEEEEEEEEEEETEESVTAEEMKSVSEEEEERVLEEAKKEKALKRKKLKVPEVRRRVIPRREIFQPLGQGITELKASAIKLESLKGPPRKLTPEAEEVERKMPLPQEVMKMEEKVSAFETSKIALKAKLLEKQKEWLEKYKLEPPYPLEGATECETTTTMKPFSSRIVRRVMRARQHRHEAPPAKWVLHHHPTPAGQTQRPLPEISTEEHYPEVAVSDLEWLHGVLEQMEAGEELTRDRFHRLCQLLKDLTSTGDLEWLQLAILEVIVNRHKQIVDSQGTVTSKPGRKPMSPKHLKVIPPIKGKEKESWQKPAIAIPGYPLATKRVTDPKAIHSHLLGQPYRSARVQHLFSVLEEIETRSFDPATRDVLTSAPSWVNKQTLALMLQKDFGDLKGKSRYPKLPKLEKKPILKKEALPRWETFVALYHVLRMLQQRYAKDMATWMEKFDQLMDLYQLKSPRVQRLLLDLLLTKEPQFQELVSQETLKEVELVPGERLLYCLVCGSSHPPQIPLEFQEVIPLPEQNNVHTIRPKGIAKYGILELAWKSLPQADIHLIKTAPHVHTP; encoded by the exons AAAGAAGccacaggagatttaaagggtgACATAGTTGTGCTGAGTGACCGACCCAAGGTACTGTTCAAAGAATCTCGCTATCCTCAGGTGATGCCACTCATATGTCATTACTTCATTGAAGAACACTTCTTTGCCTCCCTCTCCTGGACGACGACCTACACAAGAGAAACACTG GCTGTAGTATGGATGAAGAGCAAAACGGACGATGACATGGTTGAAAGGAGAACGTTCCCAATGAGCGAGCGACTCCCAGTCATCCAGTCAATAGTCCACACAGATTCCTTTCATCTCATCGTGGTCTACTGTGCTGACATGACTCTGCGgctctttggggaccattttaaGGCCTTTAAATCCACGGGTACTGTGCCCTGCCGCTTTGGTATCAACTGTCTCTGCTTTGATCCAGAAACAAAGTTGCTGTTGTCTGGCATCGTTGGGGCAGTGATCACCTGGGCCATCGAGCCGAGCGGCAAGGGCCTCCAAATAATGCAGGTATTTCCCACACCTGGTGAGGAGATGGTCCAGACTATCACCCTGAATGGCCCCAATGGCTGCCTCGTTGCCATGGGTGAAACTATGCTGAGAGTCCTTGAACGCCAGGACGAAGGTTACCTGGGAGAGGTACAGAGGTTCACAACTGCTAGTGTCGGCTCTCCTATCACCTGCTGTCTCATGAGTCTCGATGGAAGATTTCTCTACGCGGGGAACAAGGCTGGGGAAGTCCATGTATGGATCATGAGTAGGAGCATGGCCCTCCACAGCTTCAGAGCCCATTCCTCAGTCGTGATATGTATACAGAGCCGGTCCGAGGTCCATACCATGTTGACAGCTGGCAAGGAAGGCGTAATCAAGGAATGGAATCTGACTTCGGGAAATCTGCTCCGGCGACTCGAACTTGGCGAGGAGCTCAACAAACTCCAGTTTATCAACCACAATACTTTCTTCTGCCAGACAACTCATAGTTTTTCCTTGCGCCGTCTGCCCTGCTTCTACAGCCTCTTCAACGTCTGTGGTTCTGCTCCCCTGCACTTGCGGCGAATCCGCTGTAGAGAGAACTGCTTCCGGATCCTGTGCACCACTGAAGACGGCCTGATGCGCTTTTTGTCTCCTGTAACAGGGGATCTTTTGATTATCATCTGGCCTCTCTCAGTCCTTGATCGGGCTGTGGATTGGGCTTACGATCCCGGTAAAGACGAGCTCATGGTGGCAACAGGCTCCTCAGAGGTGCTGGTGTTTGACACGAGCCGCAACCCTTGCCCAGTCAAGTATGTCTTGTGCACCTCTACGGATGTTCAGGACTACGTCCAGTGCCTGGCTTACGGGAATTTCCGTCTGGGGCGGGGGCTGGAAGGACTGATATTCTCTGGGCATCAGAGCGGTATAGTAAGAGTACTTTCACAGCACAGCTGTGCCAGAATCGAGAAAGTCGTGCACTTTGGGGCTGTACTGGCTCTCTCAGCACACTTTGGAGGGCTATTGAGCAACCGAGAAACCTTTTTGCTCTGTTCCTACGGGATGGATGACTACATACAGTTGTCAGAAGCTGTGTTAGTTGGGTCCAGATTACAGCTACGGTCCCTGGCTAGCATTCTCAGCAGCTGTCAACTAAAACACCTCGTCCTCTTACCAAGGGCTGTAGGTGCCATTACAGACACCAACTGCCTGCGGCTCTGGAAGTTCCATGATTTCCTGTCCTTTGGGTCAAAAGAAGGCACCCGATTCATAGAGACGTTGCCTCTGCACCAATGTAACATTACCTCCTTTGATGTCTGCTTGCCCTTGAGCCTTATTGTCACAGGTGCCGCTGATGGCGCCGTCCGCGTCTGGGATTTCCATGGTAGACTTATAGCCAATTTGGACTCAACACTGAACTTTGGCCCACTCTGCTTTTTAAATGACCGTGCTGACCTGCTGGTGACTTTCAACCAGGCCATTTATCTGGTGTCTTGCTTAGAATTGCTCCCTGCAGGTAAGCTCTCTCACCTCATCCTTATGAGTGTAACAGATGACGTGGTAGAAGACCCAAAACCTTTTGTGCCAagcttcttcttctcctttgaGACCATATTTGTGCCTAGGTATACCTACCAAGATCAGCGGAGACAGGAATTAGAAGGCCTGGTGTGCCTTGTCAATAAGCGGGCCATTGCCTTTGACCATAATGTACCACACGTCATAGAAGAAGATGATGGGAGCACCATGTTACTGAGACGCCCCCGGCAGAGGCAGAGTTATTTCGAGGGATATGTCTTGGCTGAGGAGCAAGAGAAATCCCGAACTCGTTATGTGGCCCCTCCTCAGTTACAAATGACTGTTTGGGATGGACTCAACCCTTATCATATGCTACGATGCTACTTAGGTCAGGGGAGGAAATGGCTTCTTGCTCCTGATTGCTACATCCCCAACTCAGTGATCCGTGCCCGTCTTTGGCCAGAGGGCAGCCCAGTATTCCTGCAGTGCTCTCTGCACTCACCCCAGCGGGATCTGGACTGGGAAAAGAGACAGCCATTCTTCCTCTTGGAAAGCAAGATAAAAATTATAGGGGAAGCAGAAGaggttgcagagaaagaggatgaGAGCTTCCTACAAGGCAGATTAACGAAGGACATCACTTTCAACGTCCTTACAGAAGCAGCAAACCGTAGCTGGCTGGGAAAGAAGATGAGCGAGCTAGCCATTTGTAGCCTGGTCGAGGCAATCCTCCACATTATGGTCCACGCCGACCCACTGAAATACCAGTGCTGTATTGGTGCGCTGGGCCAAATCTTCGCCGCTTACCAGGTGTCCCCAGCCCTGCGCTCTGAGACAGCACACCGTTTGCTAGACGACACAACCAATACCAACCCACCTCTCCGAGAACTAGCCTGGGAAGGGCTGAAGCGTCTGGGGATGATCACACATCTCTTTGCTTTGCCTCTGTCTCAGGGATTAATGGATAAGGACTCAAAAGTGAGGAGTAAAGCCTTGAGCCTCGTGCCTGACACTGGAATCCATTCAAAGACCTCTCTGCTAACCCTTCTCCAGAAACCAGACATTTTCCGGGATTTGCA GCAAGAGATGATTGGGGAGGAGTCCCTGGACCATCTTTTTGGGATGCGGCCAACAGACATTCAACTCCTCATTACTAATGTAGAACAGCGATTAAATGAGAACCTGTCACTATACAAAGGAGATAGAATGCCTGAATCTTCTTTAGGTCTCCCAGGGCTTTCTGCACCTAGTAAGCCCACTTACTTGCAACCTCTGTCAGCTCCTGAAGGACTTGAGGACAAGGCCAGCAAAAGCCAAAGATTAATCCGCAAAAAGCAGG ccCAGAAATTGTGGCGAGGTctcaaaagagacaaagaggcAGCTAGACTTCAAAAACAAGAGGAGATAAGTGAACAGGGTGAAGCCGAAATGGTCGAGGATCTCACAACCCATCCCAGGTCGTCCCCCGAGACCCTAATAAGGAGCCCCAAGGAAACTGAAATTTCAGAGAAAGATATCTCGAAGGACCACATTTCTGTGGCCATGAAAATGAGGAAAACACCGAAAGTCACAAGCAAGAAAGGCAAGAAAGCTGGAAAACCCAGCAagtacaagaaaaagaaaaaaggagaatcTGAAGTTACAGGTGAGGAAATCTTGCCTTCAGCTGTGGAGGTGCCGGAACCTCCCCCACGGAGGAGAAGGCCAAGATTCACTGGGAGGGGCGTCGGGGGGTTACCTGGTAGGATTCTCACTGCAGATACCGCTTGGCGGGATGATCTCTGTCAGCTCATAAACCTGAGGATATCTGGTTCCCAAACTCAGATGGTGCATGACCTAGGTATTGAGCTACTGGCCACTGCTAAGGAGGTACTGATGGATAAACGCCCGAGCTGGGAACTCTTTATGGAGATCTGTCCACtggtggaggaagaaaggagaagcatAGTTGAGGGCTtcaaggggaaagaggaagaatccATTTTGGTTCCTGAAGAAGCAATTGGAGAAGAAAGAGTCACCACAGCCAAGGAAGAAATGGCAAAGGCAAGAGAAGAAGAAACACTAGAAAAAGAACTGGAAACAAAGAAGGagcaggaaaaggaggaggagagggagaagaggaaggagaaggagaaggaggtggaggaaggaatgATTCACAAAAAGggcaaaaagaaagaagttgCTTTCTTAGAACCAGGTGAGGTCGTCAAAGGGAAGGCAAAGtccaggaaggaggggaagaaagctaagaagatggagaaacaggagagaatgaaggaag aaaaagaagaaaaagaagaaaaagcagaagaaaaagaaaaagcaaaaaaagaaaaagaaaaagaagaagaaaaaaaagaagaaaaaaaagaagaagaggaagtgattaaagcagaagaaaaaccagagaaggaagagagggtacTGTCTTGGGAAGAGTGGAAGAAATATTGGGACCAGTGGCGTAAAGTCCGGAGTCAAAGGGAAGTATCttgggaagaatggaagagagaatgtgaCAGGAAGCATTTTGAAGAGCTGGAACAACTCCAGGCTGAAGGAAAGCCTCTGCCAAGTGAGGAAGTCGGTGAAGAGGAGAAGAAGCTGAAATGGGACAAATGGAAACAGGCCTGGGAAAATATCATATCGAAGACCATAACTGAGACAGAATTGGATATAGGGGAAATACTGTCCAAAGAGTTGGAGAAAGGGtctgaggaggagaaggagattGAAAAAGAGGCTCTCACAGAAGAGCAGAAACAGATccaagaggcacagagagaggccAGGGAACAGTGGAAAGAAGCCCAAGCTGAAAGACAACGAGCCAGAGAGCTCACGCTGCTAGCAAGTGAAGAGGAGAAGCTAGCCCAGGATGAGAAAAGACTggcccaggaagaaaggaaactggCTCAAGAGTCTGTGAAAAGGGCTTCTGCAGATGGGAAGCTGGACCACATGCATATGAACCTTGGCGAGAAAGAGGAACTCCTGGCCCAGGAAGAGGAATTTCTAAGTCTCCAAGTAGAGCAACTGgcccagaagaaaagaaaactggccAGAAAGTTGGAGAAACTGGCTCGTGAAGAAGAAAAAGTcgcaaagaaaaaagcaaaagtgaCTGAGATCAACGCAGTGTTGGCCCAGAAAATGGAAACCGTGACCCAAAAGGAGCTGAGTCTGGACTTGCACgaaaaggagctgagagaggAAGCCAAGGCTCTGGAATTGGAGGCAAGGAAGCTAGATTGGAAAGATGATAAACTcaataaggaagaagaaaaactggCTGCGAAGAGGGAGGAgctggaaaaggaggagaagacacTGGCCTTGCATGAGGAGAATCTGTTATTGGAAGAGAAGATGCTGACTCAGGAGGAGGAGCTgctgatggaggaagagagaaagctggCCCAGGAGAAGGACCGGACCCCCGAGGAAGAGAAGAGACtgctggagaggagggagaaacacagggagaagaaagagaaggtggcccaggaggaggagagactggcccagaaaaagaaagagctgcaagaaaaaaatatcagaCTGTCCCAGGCAGAAGAAATGATGGGCCAGGAGAAGTCCGCACTgtctctggaaaagcagagagTGGCGGAAAGGGAAGCGGTTCTCCATGACAACGAAGACAAGGCCCTCAAGGGGAAAGAGCAGTTAAAGGGTGTAAATAACAAGCTGCAGATGTACAAAGAGAAACTGCTTCAGATAATGAAGAAGCTGAAGGCGGAGAAACAGGCCCTCCTGGCAAGGAGAGAGAAGCTGACCGTCACAGAGAGGCAACTGGAGGAGGCTGACATAATTCTGGcaaaaaagcaagagaaattGGCCCAGGAAAAAATTAAGTTAGCTGATGAAATTAAGGTCGTAGTCCAGAAAACCATACTCTTCAGAGAGGAGATGGAGATTGCTGAAGAAGGGATGGCATTGGCGGAGGAGATAAAGAGGGTGGCTGAGGAG agggtgaaGCTAGCAAAGGAGTTAGAGCTGCTCTCCAGGAGAAGCACTGAAGAAGAGCCCGGGAAGGGAAGAAGGCTGACTAAGCATGAAAGAAAACTAATGGCGAAGCGACTGGAGGAGAAGATTCTGGCCTTTGAGGACAGACTGTTGGCTACAGAGGAGAAGAAAACCGCCGTAGTGAAGCTGGAGCTTAGCAGAGGACAGCGGATACAGGCCCACGAAGAGAGGAAGTTAGCCAAAGCAAAAAGGAGGATGGATAAAGAGGCGGGTGTTTCCAGGTATCTAGCGCAAACAAAAAAGTCCTTGAAGGTGCTGCAAAAGCTCCTcaccaaagaaaggaaaatgacccAGAAAGAGACGAAAATGACGAAGATGAGACGGACACTGTTTGTGAAGGAGGGCATGCTAAGTAAGGACGTGGACATGCTTAATGTGCAGGAGTTGGATGCTTATTTGGAACAACCAAAAATCATCAAGGATGAGAAGAAACTGGCTAAGATGCAGAGGTATCTGACCAGGGAAATAACAAAACTGAGAAGCCAAGAGCAAAGAGTAGCTGCAGAAGAACGTGAACTTTACTTTGATCGCTTAGTGCTCCCAGgggacgaagaagaagaagaaggccttgaggaagaagagggagtcTCTAAAAGCTTGCGGGAAAGCAGAGAAGCGTTGTTAGGGGCTGTCCCTGGAACAGAAAAGTCTTATGATCTGTTAGAACAGGTAGAAGCCAAAGAGAGATTTTCCGAGGAGCTGGAAAGTCTGATAGATGAGGTAGAGGTAGAAAAAGAGACTTtgtctgaggaagaaagagaagaggaggagaaattgaagggagaggaagaagagggagaggaagaagaggaaagggaggagaaagaagagatacaggagggagaggaggaggaggaaatggaggagtggatagaaagagaagagaaggagggacgAAAGGtggtgaaggagaaaggaaagaaaaagaaaaagatggagagg gaagaggaggaggaagaggaggaggaagaggaggaggaggaaacggAAGAGAGCGTGACTGCGGAAGAGATGAAAAGTGtaagtgaggaggaggaggagcgtGTATTGGAAGAAGCGAAGAAGGAGAAGGcgttgaaaagaaaaaagctcaAGGTTCCGGAGGTGAGAAGGAGGGTCATACCAAGAAGGGAAATATTCCAACCCCTGGGACAAGGGATCACGGAGCTCAAAGCGAGTGCTATAAAGCTGGAAAGCTTAAAAGGCCCTCCCAGAAAACTGACTCCAGAAGCTGAGGAGGTGGAAAGGAAGATGCCATTGCCACAAGAAGtgatgaaaatggaagaaaaggtttCAGCGTTTGAGACATCCAAGATAGCCCTAAAGGCAAAACTGttggagaaacagaaggaatggTTGGAGAAATATAAACTGGAACCTCCATACCCTTTGGAAGGGGCCACAGAGTGTGAAACGACAACCACCATGAAACCATTCTCCTCTCGGATCGTTAGAAGGGTCATGAGAGCTCGCCAACACCGACACGAAGCACCACCAGCCAAGTGGGTTTTGCATCATCACCCTACTCCCGCAGGGCAAACACAGAGGCCTCTGCCGGAGATCTCTACAGAGGAACACTACCCAGAGGTAGCTGTCTCAGACTTAGAATGGCTGCATGGTGTCTTAgaacagatggaagcaggagaAGAACTTACTAGAGACCGTTTCCACAGACTATGTCAGCTCCTCAAAGATCTCACCTCGACAGGAGACCTGGAGTGGCTGCAGCTGGCAATACTTGAGGTCATTGTGAACCGTCATAAGCAGATTGTGGATTCTCAGGGCACAGTGACTTCCAAACCTGGCAGGAAACCCATGAGCCCCAAACACCTGAAAGTGATTCCTCCcataaagggaaaggaaaaggagagctgGCAAAAACCGGCTATCGCCATACCAGGATACCCACTAGCTACCAAGAGGGTTACAGACCCAAAGGCTATACACTCGCATCTTCTAGGACAGCCCTACAGAAGTGCACGGGTGCAGCATTTATTCAGTGTTCTCGAGGAAATAGAGACACGGTCTTTCGATCCTGCCACAAGAGACGTTTTGACCAGTGCCCCTTCTTgggtaaacaaacaaaccttgGCACTAATGCTTCAAAAGGACTTCGGGGATCTTAAAGGCAAAAGCAGGTATCCCAAACTGCCTAAGTTGGAGAAAAAgcctatcttaaaaaaagaagcgCTGCCTCGCTGGGAGACGTTCGTGGCGCTCTACCACGTCTTGCGGATGCTGCAGCAGCGCTATGCCAAGGACATGGCTACCTGGATGGAAAAGTTTGACCAGCTCATGGACCTCTACCAACTTAAGTCCCCCCGAGTCCAGAGGCTGCTGCTGGACCTGCTGCTGACGAAAGAGCCTCAATTCCAAGAGCTCGTCTCCCAAGAGACTCTGAAGGAAGTGGAGCTAGTGCCCGGGGAGAGGCTGCTCTACTGCTTGGTTTGTGGTAGCTCCCATCCCCCACAGATTCCTCTGGAGTTCCAGGAAGTGATCCCACTTCCTGAGCAGAATAATGTGCACACCATTCGACCCAAAGGCATTGCCAAGTATGGGATCCTTGAACTTGCCTGGAAGAGCCTGCCCCAAGCGGATATTCACCTCATCAAGACAGCACCCCATGTTCACACTCCCTGA